A portion of the Vibrio coralliirubri genome contains these proteins:
- a CDS encoding peroxiredoxin C yields MVLVGRQAPDFTAAAVLGNGEIVDNFNFAEFTKGKKAVVFFYPLDFTFVCPSELIAFDNRLEDFQAKGVEVIGVSIDSQFSHNAWRNTAIADGGIGQVKYPLVADVKHEICKAYDVEHPEAGVAFRGSFLIDADGLVRHQVVNDLPLGRNIDEMLRMVDALNFHEKNGEVCPAQWEEGKSGMDASPKGVAAFLSEHADDLSK; encoded by the coding sequence ATGGTACTAGTAGGTCGTCAAGCCCCTGACTTTACTGCAGCAGCTGTTCTAGGTAACGGTGAGATCGTTGATAACTTCAACTTCGCAGAATTCACTAAAGGTAAGAAAGCTGTAGTTTTCTTCTACCCACTAGACTTCACTTTCGTTTGTCCTTCAGAGCTAATCGCTTTCGACAACCGTCTTGAAGATTTCCAAGCTAAAGGCGTTGAAGTAATCGGTGTTTCTATCGATTCTCAATTCTCTCACAACGCATGGCGTAACACTGCTATCGCTGATGGCGGTATCGGTCAAGTTAAATACCCTCTAGTTGCTGACGTTAAGCACGAGATCTGCAAAGCATACGATGTTGAGCACCCAGAAGCAGGCGTTGCTTTCCGTGGTTCTTTCCTAATCGACGCTGACGGCCTTGTACGTCACCAAGTAGTTAACGATCTTCCACTAGGTCGTAACATCGACGAAATGCTACGCATGGTAGACGCACTAAACTTCCACGAGAAGAACGGTGAAGTTTGTCCTGCACAATGGGAAGAAGGTAAATCAGGTATGGACGCATCTCCAAAAGGTGTTGCAGCATTCCTATCTGAGCACGCTGACGACCTAAGCAAGTAA
- a CDS encoding IS3 family transposase: MALTLKGKYPLKHLLHTLQLAKSVFYYQAQTSKRQNSYERELRLIKSIYHEHKGRYGYRRIHLELKNQGFVLNHKTVQRLMAQLNLKSTVRIKKYRSYRGESGKAAPNVLERDFSATQPDEKWVTDVTEFKVKEQKVYLSPVVDLFTQEVVAYRVAKNACLPLVTDMLTEAISTLKPNSKPIIHSDQGWQYRHRQYQKKVAESGLTQSMSRKGNCLDNAVAENFFALLKTEMYHNQSFEDADALIEQIKEYIEYYNTKRIKVKLKGLTPIEYRTQALKAA; encoded by the coding sequence ATAGCTCTAACTCTTAAAGGCAAGTACCCATTAAAGCACTTACTGCACACTCTACAGTTGGCAAAAAGTGTCTTTTATTATCAGGCTCAAACGAGCAAGCGCCAAAATAGCTACGAACGTGAGCTGCGGTTGATAAAGTCAATTTATCATGAACATAAGGGGCGATACGGCTACCGCCGTATTCACTTGGAACTAAAGAATCAGGGGTTCGTGCTTAATCACAAAACGGTTCAAAGGCTTATGGCTCAGCTCAACCTTAAATCGACGGTCAGGATTAAAAAGTATCGTTCATACCGAGGAGAGTCAGGAAAAGCTGCTCCCAACGTTCTTGAAAGAGATTTTAGTGCGACTCAACCCGATGAAAAGTGGGTAACTGATGTCACGGAGTTCAAAGTCAAAGAGCAGAAAGTATACTTATCTCCCGTTGTCGACTTGTTTACTCAGGAGGTGGTTGCTTATAGAGTGGCCAAAAATGCCTGCTTGCCGCTTGTCACAGATATGCTGACGGAAGCTATATCAACGCTTAAACCCAACTCAAAGCCAATTATACATAGCGATCAAGGTTGGCAATATCGCCATCGACAGTATCAGAAAAAGGTAGCGGAGAGTGGGTTAACGCAAAGCATGTCGAGAAAAGGTAACTGCTTGGATAATGCTGTTGCTGAAAACTTTTTTGCTTTACTCAAAACCGAGATGTATCACAACCAAAGCTTTGAAGATGCAGATGCTCTGATAGAGCAGATTAAAGAATACATCGAGTACTACAATACCAAACGTATAAAAGTGAAACTAAAAGGCCTGACTCCGATAGAATATCGAACTCAGGCCTTGAAAGCCGCTTAA
- a CDS encoding helix-turn-helix domain-containing protein, which yields MSKYSRELKCIIAKQYLDGTSSLYLAKQYSISSRQIRYWAQVFAIHGTDSFLPTNHAATAQTKRKALNLMWTNEWSLTHTSAVLNLSSPGILSVWLKRFNELGIKGLEMRQKGRPSMKQQPQRTTKPDNEMTLEELKEELVYLRTENAVLKKLEELEQKKNRRTKKKRS from the coding sequence ATGTCCAAATATAGCCGAGAGCTAAAATGTATCATTGCTAAGCAATACTTAGATGGCACGTCATCTCTCTACTTAGCAAAACAATATTCAATTTCTTCAAGGCAGATACGGTATTGGGCTCAAGTCTTTGCCATCCATGGTACTGATTCATTTTTACCAACTAATCATGCCGCGACTGCTCAAACAAAACGAAAAGCATTGAATTTAATGTGGACGAATGAATGGTCTCTCACGCACACTAGCGCTGTATTAAACCTCTCATCCCCTGGAATACTCTCTGTCTGGCTTAAACGATTTAATGAGCTCGGTATCAAGGGGCTCGAAATGCGCCAGAAAGGAAGACCCTCAATGAAACAGCAACCTCAACGTACCACTAAGCCTGATAATGAAATGACACTTGAGGAGCTAAAAGAGGAGTTGGTCTACTTACGAACCGAGAATGCCGTTCTAAAAAAGTTGGAAGAGTTGGAGCAGAAAAAAAACCGTCGAACAAAGAAAAAGCGGTCATAG
- a CDS encoding copper homeostasis protein CutC, whose product MNTEIEVCIDNLESLHNALSGGASRIELCSALALGGLTPSFGMMKQAAIISSVPVYAMIRPRQGDFIFDNDDMLCMLEDIEACANAGLDGVVLGVLAPNGSIDMPKMQQLAEKAHSLKLGITFHRAIDQSSDFQAALEQVITLGCERVLTSGLAVNAEQGIDVLAAMVKQADGRIDIMAGAGVNAANAKMIQSATQVPALHLSGKSTRPSLMENNSSAQMGNDDIDDYQIPVTDASKISDVRAALTA is encoded by the coding sequence ATGAACACCGAAATTGAAGTCTGTATCGATAACTTAGAATCTCTTCATAACGCACTATCTGGTGGCGCGAGTCGAATTGAGCTTTGCTCTGCCTTAGCACTTGGCGGATTAACTCCAAGCTTCGGAATGATGAAGCAAGCGGCAATAATTTCGTCGGTTCCGGTCTACGCTATGATTAGACCAAGACAGGGCGACTTCATTTTCGATAACGACGATATGCTCTGTATGCTTGAAGATATTGAAGCTTGTGCAAATGCAGGATTGGATGGGGTCGTACTTGGTGTGTTAGCGCCGAACGGAAGTATCGATATGCCAAAAATGCAGCAACTGGCTGAAAAAGCACACTCGTTAAAGCTTGGGATTACCTTCCACAGAGCCATCGATCAAAGCTCTGATTTCCAAGCAGCATTAGAGCAGGTGATTACACTTGGATGCGAAAGAGTCCTGACATCAGGGCTTGCTGTTAATGCCGAACAAGGCATCGATGTATTGGCAGCAATGGTCAAACAAGCCGATGGACGAATTGATATCATGGCGGGGGCTGGCGTTAACGCTGCGAATGCCAAAATGATTCAAAGCGCTACCCAAGTACCTGCTCTTCACCTTTCAGGTAAATCAACAAGACCGAGCCTAATGGAAAACAACTCGAGTGCTCAAATGGGCAATGATGATATTGATGATTATCAGATCCCAGTGACAGATGCGAGTAAGATATCTGATGTGAGAGCCGCCCTCACCGCTTAG